In a genomic window of Candidatus Binataceae bacterium:
- a CDS encoding hydantoinase B/oxoprolinase family protein has protein sequence MKFDPVTLAVMNARLAAIAEEMGVVLGQTGYSPNIKERRDYSCALFDGRGELVAQAAHIPVHLGATPLSVRAVIDQLELGPGDVAIVNDPFAGGTHLPDVTVVMPIFIDGSPRPFAYAANRAHHADIGGMAPGSMALATEIYQEGFRLPPVKLMIAGAPARDVFALFLANTRVPEEREGDLRAQLAALQVGAERTRTLVATSGPRQIAAAMETLKDYAGRLMRAALRQLKPGLYRARDFLDDDGFGNGPIPIAVAIRIDRGRAVVDFTGSAPQVRGAVNANYAITLSATFYVMKCLAAEAVPANAGLMRPIKLIAPPGSIVNALAPAAVAGGNVETSQRIVDVLFRALAQAAPDRVPAASSGSMSNLTIGGYDRFRARQFSYYETIAGGAGAAPGAPGASGLHTHMTNTLNTPIEALEAYYPLRVTEYRIRRNSGGRGAARGGDGLIRELECLIDSAVSLLTDRRVIAPWGLDGGGDGALGANYLIRKTGAREKLPGKTNLHLNPGDRIRIETPGGGAHGRIN, from the coding sequence ATGAAGTTCGATCCGGTCACGCTCGCCGTGATGAACGCGCGCCTCGCCGCCATCGCCGAAGAGATGGGCGTCGTCCTCGGCCAGACCGGCTACTCGCCGAACATCAAGGAGCGCCGCGACTACTCCTGCGCGCTCTTCGACGGCCGCGGCGAGCTGGTCGCGCAGGCCGCCCACATCCCGGTCCATCTCGGCGCGACCCCGCTCTCCGTACGTGCCGTTATCGACCAGCTTGAGCTCGGACCCGGCGATGTCGCCATCGTCAACGATCCCTTCGCCGGCGGCACCCATCTTCCCGACGTCACCGTCGTGATGCCGATCTTTATCGACGGCTCGCCGCGCCCCTTCGCCTACGCCGCCAACCGCGCCCATCATGCCGACATCGGCGGGATGGCGCCTGGCTCGATGGCGCTCGCGACCGAAATCTATCAGGAGGGTTTCCGCCTCCCGCCGGTAAAACTCATGATCGCCGGCGCGCCCGCGCGCGACGTCTTCGCGCTTTTTCTCGCCAACACGCGCGTGCCCGAGGAGCGCGAGGGTGACCTGCGCGCTCAGCTCGCCGCGCTGCAGGTCGGCGCTGAACGCACTCGCACGCTGGTCGCGACCAGCGGACCGCGCCAAATCGCCGCCGCGATGGAGACGCTCAAGGACTACGCCGGCCGCCTGATGCGCGCCGCGCTGCGCCAACTGAAGCCCGGCCTCTACCGCGCGCGCGACTTCCTCGACGACGACGGCTTCGGCAACGGACCGATTCCGATCGCGGTCGCGATCCGAATCGATCGCGGACGCGCCGTCGTCGACTTTACCGGCTCAGCCCCGCAGGTGCGCGGCGCGGTCAACGCCAATTACGCGATCACACTCTCCGCCACTTTCTATGTGATGAAGTGTCTCGCCGCCGAGGCCGTGCCCGCCAACGCCGGCCTGATGCGCCCGATCAAGTTGATCGCGCCGCCCGGCTCGATCGTCAATGCGCTCGCGCCCGCCGCGGTTGCCGGCGGCAACGTCGAGACCTCGCAGCGCATCGTCGATGTGCTCTTCCGCGCGCTGGCGCAGGCCGCGCCGGATCGCGTGCCAGCCGCCAGCTCGGGCTCGATGTCGAATCTCACGATCGGCGGCTACGATCGTTTTCGCGCCCGCCAGTTCTCCTACTACGAGACCATCGCCGGCGGCGCTGGCGCTGCCCCCGGCGCTCCCGGCGCTTCGGGACTGCATACTCATATGACTAATACACTCAACACGCCGATCGAGGCGCTCGAAGCCTACTATCCATTGCGCGTCACTGAGTATCGGATTCGCCGAAACTCCGGCGGGCGTGGCGCGGCGCGCGGCGGCGACGGTCTCATCCGCGAACTCGAATGCCTGATCGATTCCGCTGTCAGCCTGCTCACCGATCGCCGCGTCATCGCCCCCTGGGGTCTCGACGGCGGCGGCGACGGCGCTCTCGGCGCGAACTATCTGATTCGTAAAACTGGCGCGCGTGAAAAACTTCCCGGCAAGACCAACCTGCACCTTAATCCGGGTGATCGCATCCGGATCGAAACTCCCGGCGGCGGCGCCCACGGCCGGATCAATTGA
- a CDS encoding TA system VapC family ribonuclease toxin: MIALLDVNLLVALFDPSHLHHDAAHAWFGRSRRHRWATCALTENGLVRVLSNPAYTGRRTTVADAAARLHAFCSAPEHVFWADSVSLREPERFHWNRVQGHRQLTDVYLLALAVSNQGRLATFDATISLKAVEDAAEQNLELLAA, translated from the coding sequence GTGATCGCGCTCCTCGACGTGAATCTCCTGGTTGCGCTGTTTGATCCGTCCCACCTGCACCACGATGCTGCGCATGCCTGGTTCGGACGCAGTCGACGCCATCGCTGGGCCACGTGCGCGCTCACCGAGAACGGGCTGGTTCGTGTGTTGTCCAATCCGGCCTACACCGGCCGGCGCACAACGGTCGCTGATGCGGCCGCGCGTCTACATGCTTTTTGTTCGGCTCCTGAACACGTTTTCTGGGCCGATTCCGTCAGCTTGCGCGAGCCCGAACGCTTCCACTGGAATCGCGTGCAGGGCCATCGCCAACTGACTGACGTCTATCTTCTCGCCCTGGCAGTATCCAATCAGGGTCGGCTGGCGACGTTCGACGCTACGATCTCGCTCAAAGCGGTTGAAGACGCTGCCGAGCAGAACCTTGAGCTTCTCGCAGCCTGA
- a CDS encoding alpha/beta fold hydrolase, which produces MPNIQPFKIEVSDAVLKDLRERLERTRFPDEVPDTGWEYGTNLAYMEELVEYWRTKYDWRRHEAALNRFDHFKTNLGGLDLHFIHAKGRGPNPKPLLLSHGWPGTIYEFMEIIPMLTNPGAHGADPAHSFDVVAPSLPGYGFSGHPQVRATNIQAIADMFHWLMTATLGYSRYCAQGGDWGSAITSRLGEVHGDSLYGIHVNLLFVGGRTKREGELSSEEKVFLADLDHFRREETGYQQIQGTKPQTLAYGLNDSPAGLAAWIVEKFRTWSDCGGDLNRRFTKDQLLTNVMIYWITQTINSSIRLYYESRHHPWRPDPAKRIETPTAAALFPGEILKPPRQWAEEAFNIQRWTVMPRGGHFAAMEEPRLLADDIRAFFWR; this is translated from the coding sequence GTGCCCAACATCCAACCATTCAAGATCGAAGTCTCCGACGCCGTGCTCAAAGACCTGCGCGAGCGGCTCGAGCGCACCCGCTTTCCCGACGAAGTGCCCGACACCGGATGGGAGTATGGAACCAACCTTGCTTACATGGAGGAGCTGGTCGAGTACTGGCGCACCAAATACGACTGGCGGCGGCACGAGGCCGCACTCAACCGCTTCGATCATTTCAAGACGAATCTTGGCGGGCTCGATTTGCACTTCATCCACGCCAAGGGGCGCGGTCCAAACCCCAAGCCCCTGCTGCTCTCGCACGGCTGGCCGGGGACGATCTACGAATTTATGGAGATCATCCCGATGCTCACCAACCCGGGTGCGCACGGCGCCGATCCAGCGCACTCTTTCGACGTCGTCGCGCCTTCGCTCCCCGGCTATGGCTTCAGCGGCCATCCGCAGGTTCGCGCCACGAACATCCAGGCGATCGCTGATATGTTCCATTGGCTGATGACCGCGACCCTCGGCTATTCGCGCTACTGCGCACAGGGTGGCGACTGGGGTTCGGCGATAACCTCGCGGCTGGGTGAGGTCCACGGCGACTCGCTCTACGGCATCCACGTTAATTTGCTCTTTGTTGGTGGCCGCACCAAGCGTGAGGGCGAGCTCAGCAGCGAGGAGAAGGTCTTCCTCGCCGATCTCGATCACTTCCGCCGCGAGGAGACCGGCTATCAGCAGATTCAGGGGACCAAGCCGCAGACCCTCGCCTACGGGCTCAACGATTCACCCGCCGGGCTGGCCGCCTGGATCGTCGAGAAGTTCCGCACCTGGAGCGATTGCGGCGGCGACCTCAACCGCCGCTTCACGAAAGATCAGCTTCTGACCAACGTGATGATCTACTGGATCACACAGACGATTAATTCCTCGATCCGCCTGTATTACGAATCGCGGCATCATCCGTGGCGGCCCGACCCAGCCAAACGGATCGAAACGCCGACTGCGGCCGCGCTTTTTCCGGGTGAAATCCTCAAGCCGCCGCGCCAATGGGCCGAGGAGGCTTTCAATATCCAGCGCTGGACGGTGATGCCGCGCGGCGGCCATTTCGCGGCGATGGAAGAGCCGCGACTGCTGGCCGACGACATCCGAGCTTTCTTCTGGAGATAA
- the dnaX gene encoding DNA polymerase III subunit gamma/tau, whose product MAASPSSHLVLARKWRPERFEDLVGQEHVTRTLIQALRSGRISHAFLFTGIRGVGKTTAARILARCLNCATGPTPEPCGKCAACLEIRAGGALDAVEIDGATYRKIDDARAIIENLGYRPARDRFKIYIIDEAHQLTDQAFNALLKTLEEPPPHVKFILATTEPQKMPDTILSRLQRYDFRRIPFAAILARLRQLAELEGAATDDAALSLLAREAGGSMRDAERMLETAIASLEGQISETDVAAILGVASRSRVMEMIAAVLEKDAARALNAVRELHRRGANLESMGRDLLEVLRNLAVAKLPGADGPQSPLADLPDQEASGLKALAAQASARDLMRLFHILADAQEQLIRSPYPDLILEMALMRMATLAPVIDADELLRAIGAASASAAGGGVTAPPAPVAATGGTSSVSATAGDSSGARRIPIRGEVNASAPRRPPPPPSAALPAGTLADLPDLRDFIRSRRAALAGFMEQGAGLRVADDILTVTPRSEIYVRYLSDNKTAIAELATELYGRRIRVEMAAAAGAALSAEISAASPPAAAADPAPSASAPPVIGAADPAIPSSVERDAPSAAAPKASVQKLSSNDRDTLYADPVVKRIFSEFEARFIEIRSDPSVPRVATAEESASTKK is encoded by the coding sequence ATGGCCGCAAGCCCCTCATCGCATCTGGTTTTGGCGCGCAAATGGCGTCCTGAACGCTTCGAGGATCTGGTCGGTCAAGAGCACGTCACGCGGACGCTGATCCAGGCGCTGCGCAGCGGACGCATCTCACACGCCTTCCTCTTCACCGGGATTCGCGGCGTGGGCAAAACGACCGCCGCGCGCATCCTCGCGCGATGCCTCAACTGCGCGACCGGGCCGACGCCGGAACCCTGCGGCAAGTGCGCCGCCTGTCTCGAAATTCGCGCGGGCGGCGCGCTCGACGCAGTCGAAATCGACGGCGCGACCTATCGCAAAATCGACGACGCCCGCGCGATTATCGAAAATCTCGGCTATCGGCCCGCGCGCGATCGCTTCAAGATCTACATTATCGACGAGGCTCATCAGCTTACGGATCAGGCCTTTAATGCACTGCTGAAAACGCTCGAAGAGCCGCCGCCTCACGTCAAGTTCATCCTGGCGACGACCGAGCCGCAAAAGATGCCCGACACGATCCTGTCGCGGCTGCAGCGCTACGATTTTCGGCGCATTCCGTTTGCCGCGATTCTCGCGCGGCTCAGGCAGCTCGCCGAACTCGAAGGCGCCGCCACCGACGACGCTGCGCTGAGCCTGCTCGCGCGCGAGGCCGGCGGCAGCATGCGCGACGCCGAACGAATGCTCGAGACCGCAATCGCTTCGCTCGAAGGACAGATCAGCGAGACCGATGTCGCCGCGATCCTGGGCGTCGCCAGCCGCAGCCGCGTGATGGAGATGATCGCCGCGGTCCTCGAAAAGGACGCCGCGCGCGCGCTTAACGCCGTGCGCGAACTCCATCGGCGCGGCGCCAATCTTGAATCGATGGGCCGCGACCTGCTCGAAGTCCTGCGCAACCTTGCGGTCGCGAAACTGCCCGGCGCCGACGGCCCGCAGAGTCCGCTGGCCGATCTCCCCGATCAGGAGGCAAGCGGCCTGAAGGCGCTGGCTGCGCAGGCGAGCGCGCGCGATCTGATGCGGCTCTTCCACATTTTGGCCGACGCGCAGGAGCAGCTCATCCGCTCGCCCTATCCCGACCTGATCCTCGAAATGGCGCTGATGCGGATGGCTACGCTGGCGCCAGTGATCGACGCCGACGAGCTGCTTCGCGCGATCGGCGCCGCGAGCGCGAGCGCTGCCGGCGGAGGCGTGACCGCGCCGCCTGCGCCAGTAGCGGCAACCGGCGGGACCTCGTCCGTAAGCGCGACGGCCGGCGATTCGTCGGGCGCACGGCGGATTCCGATTCGCGGCGAGGTCAATGCAAGCGCGCCGCGACGTCCCCCACCTCCGCCATCAGCGGCTCTTCCGGCAGGAACACTCGCCGACCTGCCGGATCTGCGTGATTTCATCCGCAGCCGCCGCGCGGCTCTCGCGGGCTTCATGGAGCAGGGTGCGGGTTTGCGCGTCGCCGACGATATCTTGACCGTGACGCCGCGCAGCGAAATTTACGTGCGCTATCTCAGCGACAACAAGACCGCGATCGCCGAACTCGCAACCGAGCTCTACGGCCGCCGCATCCGGGTCGAAATGGCGGCTGCGGCCGGCGCCGCTTTATCCGCGGAAATCAGCGCGGCGTCGCCGCCTGCAGCGGCTGCCGATCCTGCGCCAAGCGCATCCGCACCACCAGTTATCGGGGCAGCGGACCCCGCGATTCCTTCATCTGTCGAGCGCGACGCGCCCAGCGCGGCGGCACCGAAAGCTTCCGTACAGAAACTTTCGAGCAACGATCGCGACACCCTTTACGCTGACCCAGTAGTGAAACGCATCTTCAGTGAGTTTGAAGCGCGCTTCATCGAAATCCGCTCCGATCCGTCGGTCCCGCGAGTCGCGACCGCCGAGGAATCCGCCTCTACCAAGAAATGA
- a CDS encoding zinc ribbon domain-containing protein, translating to MPIYEYKCHNCGVFEVTQRITENALKKCPTCKGKVERIISATSFVLKGSGWYATDYANKGKTDATAIDSSASTGAASDSSSNGSSDSAAKDAATKPAKSSEKSAEKSADSSKSAGARSVSAKADSSDKGASKSAD from the coding sequence ATGCCAATCTACGAATATAAGTGCCATAACTGCGGAGTTTTCGAAGTCACCCAGCGCATCACCGAGAATGCCTTGAAAAAGTGCCCGACCTGCAAGGGCAAGGTCGAGCGGATCATCTCGGCGACCTCCTTCGTGCTCAAGGGCAGCGGCTGGTACGCCACCGACTATGCGAACAAAGGCAAGACCGATGCTACCGCCATCGATTCCTCAGCATCCACTGGCGCCGCCAGCGACTCCAGTAGCAATGGATCATCAGACAGCGCCGCCAAAGACGCCGCGACCAAGCCTGCCAAGTCTTCTGAAAAGTCTGCCGAAAAATCGGCTGACAGCTCGAAATCCGCCGGCGCCAGGTCCGTTAGCGCGAAGGCCGATAGCTCCGACAAAGGCGCATCCAAATCCGCCGACTGA
- the recR gene encoding recombination mediator RecR — MAEDLKRENLERQNLRRNDGLPPAMTRLVKELARLPGIGEKTAARLAFNLLNRPRNEVLALAEALLEMKERVGLCSGCFGLSDTARCPICSDPAREHDLICVVEGPADLMALERARSFNGVYHVLHGAIAPLDGIGPDDIKINELLERVRSAGAIREVIIATNATVEGEATALYLARALKSSEVRTTRLARGLPAGGDLEYSDAATLSSAISGRRDL; from the coding sequence ATGGCGGAAGATCTCAAGCGCGAAAATCTCGAGCGCCAAAATCTTAGGCGTAACGACGGCCTGCCGCCTGCCATGACGCGACTGGTCAAGGAGCTGGCGCGGCTGCCCGGAATCGGTGAGAAGACTGCCGCGCGGCTTGCCTTCAATCTGCTCAACCGGCCGCGCAACGAAGTCCTCGCGCTCGCGGAAGCCTTGCTCGAAATGAAAGAGCGGGTCGGTCTGTGCAGCGGATGCTTCGGGCTGTCCGATACTGCGCGATGCCCGATCTGTAGCGACCCGGCGCGCGAGCACGATCTGATCTGTGTGGTCGAAGGCCCGGCCGATCTGATGGCGCTCGAGCGTGCGCGGAGCTTCAACGGCGTTTATCACGTGCTGCACGGCGCGATCGCGCCGCTCGACGGAATCGGTCCCGACGACATCAAAATTAACGAGCTGCTCGAGCGAGTGCGCAGTGCCGGCGCGATTCGCGAGGTAATCATCGCGACTAATGCCACGGTCGAGGGCGAGGCCACCGCGCTCTATCTCGCGCGCGCGCTGAAATCCTCCGAGGTCAGGACCACCCGGCTGGCGCGCGGCCTGCCCGCCGGTGGCGACCTCGAATACAGCGATGCGGCTACGCTGTCGAGCGCGATTTCCGGGCGCCGCGACCTGTAA
- a CDS encoding YbaB/EbfC family nucleoid-associated protein — protein MPPSDSPPFDLSSLMKQAQALQEKFKQTQDDMAAKTVEASAGGGMVQVVADGAMRVRSVRIDPAMLAANDREMLQDLVAAAVNEALRRAQEMVTQEMSKLAPFGGMNLPGILGGRS, from the coding sequence ATGCCCCCGTCCGATTCGCCGCCTTTCGACCTTTCTTCCCTCATGAAGCAAGCGCAAGCTTTGCAAGAGAAGTTCAAGCAAACTCAGGACGATATGGCGGCCAAGACCGTCGAGGCGTCGGCCGGCGGCGGGATGGTGCAGGTGGTCGCCGACGGCGCGATGCGCGTCCGCAGCGTCCGTATCGATCCCGCGATGCTTGCCGCAAACGATCGCGAAATGCTTCAAGACCTCGTTGCCGCAGCCGTCAACGAGGCCCTGCGCCGCGCGCAGGAGATGGTGACGCAGGAGATGAGCAAGCTGGCGCCCTTCGGCGGCATGAACCTGCCGGGTATTCTGGGCGGACGCAGCTAA
- the menA gene encoding 1,4-dihydroxy-2-naphthoate octaprenyltransferase, which produces MDQAGTISPAPIAHPGTLKVWLQASRAFTLGMPFMSVTVGAFLALYAGAPFSLMRYLVAAVAAMLLQAAANLINDYYDFIKGTDGDNWESPDAFGPGLVIQQGLLSAEQIRVAGLATFTAGSILGLGLAWVCGWPILILGLVGVLGAYFYTAAPLSLAYRGLGDFMVFALMGPGYVLGGYFVQMGAFSLSAALAGCSMGLLCSSLLQANNLRDIENDREHGKWTVAALVGRRAAIVELIICDALAYLIVLVGISTHRLPWLCLAVAITLPRAIDQVRLVSGDADAESHNRAMARSGQLQFEFGAVLVAAFIFSRLFGW; this is translated from the coding sequence ATGGATCAGGCGGGAACGATTTCTCCCGCGCCGATTGCGCATCCGGGAACGCTCAAGGTCTGGCTGCAGGCGAGCCGCGCCTTCACGCTCGGCATGCCCTTTATGAGCGTGACCGTCGGCGCTTTCCTCGCGCTCTACGCCGGCGCGCCCTTCTCGCTGATGCGCTATCTGGTCGCCGCCGTCGCCGCGATGCTGCTGCAGGCCGCCGCCAATCTGATTAATGATTACTACGACTTCATCAAGGGCACCGATGGCGATAACTGGGAATCACCTGACGCCTTCGGGCCCGGCCTCGTGATTCAGCAGGGTCTGTTGAGCGCCGAGCAGATCCGCGTCGCAGGACTTGCGACCTTCACCGCCGGCTCGATCCTTGGTCTTGGACTGGCCTGGGTCTGCGGATGGCCGATTCTTATACTCGGCCTGGTCGGCGTTCTGGGCGCCTATTTCTACACCGCCGCACCGCTCAGCCTCGCCTATCGCGGGCTCGGCGATTTCATGGTCTTCGCCCTGATGGGCCCCGGCTACGTGCTCGGCGGCTACTTCGTCCAGATGGGCGCCTTCTCATTGAGCGCCGCTCTGGCCGGCTGCTCGATGGGCTTGCTCTGCTCGAGTCTCCTGCAGGCCAACAATCTCCGCGACATCGAGAACGACCGCGAGCACGGGAAATGGACCGTCGCGGCGCTCGTCGGACGGCGCGCTGCCATCGTCGAGCTGATCATATGCGACGCACTGGCCTATCTGATCGTGCTCGTCGGCATCAGCACGCACCGCTTGCCGTGGCTCTGCCTCGCAGTTGCGATCACCCTCCCCCGCGCGATCGATCAGGTACGCCTGGTCTCGGGTGACGCCGACGCCGAATCGCACAATCGCGCGATGGCACGGTCGGGCCAATTGCAGTTTGAGTTCGGCGCGGTGTTGGTCGCCGCCTTCATCTTCAGCCGCCTGTTTGGCTGGTGA
- a CDS encoding GatB/YqeY domain-containing protein has product MKARLQNDLKAAMKSGDKPRLMTIRGVLSEITRLEKDVRREANDADIVQIVKRERARREEALEFARKANRADLITQNEAEAKILEDYLPAALSPVEVQAAIAAHIAAGVTQIGPLMKALRDQFGAGLDGKIASDLVKQALATK; this is encoded by the coding sequence GTGAAGGCTCGATTGCAGAACGATCTCAAGGCCGCGATGAAGTCCGGCGACAAGCCTCGGCTGATGACCATTCGCGGCGTTCTAAGCGAAATCACTCGGCTCGAAAAGGACGTGCGCCGCGAGGCGAACGACGCCGATATCGTGCAAATTGTGAAACGCGAGCGGGCGCGGCGCGAGGAAGCGCTCGAATTCGCGCGCAAGGCGAATCGCGCGGATCTCATCACGCAGAACGAGGCTGAAGCGAAGATTCTCGAAGACTATCTGCCGGCTGCGCTCTCGCCCGTCGAAGTGCAGGCCGCGATTGCGGCGCATATCGCTGCGGGCGTCACCCAGATTGGCCCGCTGATGAAGGCGCTGCGCGATCAGTTCGGCGCCGGTCTCGACGGCAAAATCGCCAGCGACCTCGTCAAGCAGGCGCTCGCCACCAAATAA
- a CDS encoding hydantoinase/oxoprolinase family protein, with product MPAPLFVGIDTGGTFTDLVALIDGEIRVHKLPSTPHDPAEAVFRGLVAIIDGRAPTVVTYSSTVATNALLEKKGARVALVTDRGFEDLIEIGRQNRTDLYALAPSRPAPLVPRDRRFGVGGRTLFDGHIETPLRATELRTLRTALARAGVEAIAVCLLHSYANPKSEQAIARTLAPLKLALSISHRILPEYREFERLSTTVVNAYVAPRMVAHLTQLERRLGGSALRVMQSNGSAIGVALACAEPVRTILSGPAAGVVGAATLARDSASSVPRNRGARTAQSTQKALDRLITFDMGGTSTDVALFDGRARLRTLSYPSGYPVRTPVIDIHTVGAGGGSLAALDAGGSLKVGPESAGADPGPACYGRGIAPTVTDANLVAGRLLAGNFLGGAMQLHPDRAARALAQLARQMRSTPAAAARGVIRVVNANMERAIRVITVERGFDPRDFTLLAFGGAGPMHACELALDLGIRHIVMPRNPGLLCAWGALAAPLGRELSLTIRDPHPELRALERRARPLIERARAALLADGAAPASIRHELWADLRYRGQSYEIEIQLRPRFLDDFHERHRRTFGHAAPDAPVEVVNLRVRASAPAPALAQTRLGAKPRPQPLARASAIVADVARTIPVYARDTLGAGARLNGPLIVVELSATAYVAPEFAAHTDDFGNLHLELR from the coding sequence ATGCCTGCGCCGCTCTTCGTCGGGATCGACACCGGCGGCACCTTCACCGACCTCGTCGCTCTGATCGACGGCGAAATCCGCGTCCACAAACTCCCTTCGACTCCGCACGATCCCGCAGAGGCGGTCTTCCGCGGACTCGTCGCGATTATCGACGGCCGGGCTCCAACCGTCGTCACCTATAGCTCAACCGTCGCAACGAACGCCCTGCTGGAGAAAAAGGGCGCACGGGTCGCGCTCGTAACCGATCGTGGCTTCGAGGATCTGATCGAAATCGGCCGCCAGAACCGCACAGACCTTTATGCGCTGGCGCCGAGCCGGCCTGCGCCGCTGGTGCCGCGCGATCGTCGTTTCGGCGTCGGCGGCCGCACGCTCTTCGATGGCCACATCGAAACGCCCCTTCGCGCCACGGAACTTCGCACGCTGCGCACCGCCCTCGCACGCGCCGGCGTCGAGGCGATCGCCGTCTGCCTCCTCCATTCCTATGCCAACCCGAAAAGCGAGCAGGCGATCGCCCGCACCCTGGCCCCGCTCAAGCTCGCGCTCTCGATCTCCCATCGCATCCTGCCCGAGTATCGCGAGTTCGAACGGCTTTCGACCACCGTGGTCAATGCCTACGTTGCCCCACGGATGGTCGCGCATCTGACGCAGCTCGAGCGGCGTCTGGGCGGCTCGGCCCTGCGCGTGATGCAGTCCAACGGCAGCGCGATCGGCGTCGCTCTCGCCTGCGCCGAACCCGTGCGCACCATCCTCTCCGGGCCCGCCGCCGGCGTCGTCGGCGCCGCCACGCTGGCTCGCGATTCCGCGTCATCCGTGCCGCGCAACCGCGGAGCGCGGACGGCGCAATCGACGCAAAAAGCTCTCGACCGCCTTATCACCTTCGACATGGGCGGCACCTCCACCGACGTCGCCCTGTTCGACGGCCGCGCGCGCCTGCGCACCCTCAGCTATCCCTCCGGCTATCCGGTGCGCACGCCGGTGATCGATATTCATACCGTCGGCGCAGGCGGCGGTTCGCTCGCCGCGCTCGACGCCGGCGGTTCGCTCAAAGTCGGCCCCGAGAGCGCCGGCGCGGACCCGGGCCCCGCCTGCTATGGCCGCGGCATCGCACCCACCGTCACCGACGCCAATCTCGTCGCCGGCCGCCTGCTCGCCGGCAACTTCCTCGGCGGCGCGATGCAACTCCATCCCGACCGCGCCGCCCGCGCGCTCGCTCAGCTTGCCCGCCAGATGAGGTCCACTCCTGCCGCCGCGGCGCGCGGCGTGATTCGCGTCGTCAACGCCAACATGGAACGCGCCATTCGCGTCATCACCGTCGAGCGCGGTTTCGATCCGCGCGATTTTACACTGCTCGCCTTCGGCGGCGCCGGACCGATGCATGCCTGCGAACTCGCGCTCGACCTCGGCATCCGCCACATCGTGATGCCGCGAAATCCTGGACTCCTCTGCGCGTGGGGCGCGCTCGCGGCGCCGCTCGGCCGCGAGCTCTCCCTCACGATTCGCGATCCGCATCCGGAACTGCGCGCGCTCGAGCGCCGCGCCCGTCCGCTGATCGAGCGCGCCCGCGCCGCTCTGCTAGCCGATGGCGCAGCGCCCGCTTCCATCCGCCACGAGCTCTGGGCCGATCTGCGCTATCGCGGCCAGTCCTACGAAATAGAAATCCAGCTCCGCCCGCGCTTCCTTGACGATTTTCACGAGCGCCACCGCCGGACCTTCGGCCATGCCGCGCCCGACGCGCCCGTCGAAGTCGTCAACCTCCGCGTGCGCGCCTCCGCGCCTGCACCCGCGCTCGCCCAGACCCGACTCGGCGCGAAGCCGCGACCACAACCACTTGCCCGCGCCTCTGCGATCGTCGCCGACGTCGCGCGCACGATTCCCGTCTATGCGCGCGACACGCTGGGCGCCGGCGCTCGCCTCAACGGCCCGCTCATCGTCGTCGAGCTCAGCGCCACCGCCTACGTCGCGCCCGAATTCGCCGCCCACACCGACGACTTCGGCAACCTGCACCTGGAGTTGCGATGA
- a CDS encoding class I SAM-dependent methyltransferase, translating to MTDLPEYVRRNRVYWDALAQDYVGAGERSWAQAAPTWGIWGIPEAEVRMLPDDLASKDAIELGCGTAYISAWMHRRGARVVGIDNSESQLATARRLQRIHALNFPLLHGNAETVPYPAASFDFAISEYGACLWADPERWIPEAARLLRAEGRLVFLTNSFLMTLCAEAEDSLPTTERLQRPAFGMKRVEWGGDESVEFHLSHGDWIRLLRSSGFEIEELLELRPSAQATTRYPHVTLEWARQWPSEEVWKVRKRK from the coding sequence ATGACCGATTTACCCGAATACGTACGCAGGAATCGGGTGTACTGGGACGCGCTGGCGCAGGACTATGTTGGGGCCGGCGAGAGATCCTGGGCCCAAGCCGCTCCGACCTGGGGTATATGGGGGATTCCGGAGGCCGAGGTTCGCATGCTGCCCGACGATCTCGCAAGCAAAGATGCGATCGAGCTCGGCTGCGGAACTGCATATATCTCGGCCTGGATGCATCGCCGCGGCGCGCGCGTGGTCGGAATCGACAACTCGGAGTCACAGCTTGCCACGGCGCGCCGGCTGCAGCGCATTCACGCTCTCAACTTCCCGCTCCTCCATGGCAACGCCGAGACGGTGCCTTATCCGGCCGCGAGCTTCGATTTCGCCATCTCGGAATATGGGGCCTGCCTGTGGGCGGATCCGGAACGCTGGATTCCGGAGGCCGCGCGCCTGCTGCGTGCGGAGGGTCGATTGGTCTTTCTGACGAACTCGTTCCTGATGACCCTGTGCGCGGAGGCCGAGGACAGTCTGCCGACGACGGAGCGGTTGCAACGTCCGGCGTTCGGGATGAAGCGGGTCGAATGGGGCGGCGATGAAAGTGTCGAGTTTCATCTCTCACACGGCGACTGGATACGGCTGCTGCGGAGTTCGGGCTTCGAAATCGAGGAGCTGCTCGAGCTCCGTCCCTCGGCGCAAGCCACGACGCGCTATCCTCACGTCACCCTCGAATGGGCGCGTCAGTGGCCAAGCGAAGAGGTTTGGAAGGTGCGCAAACGGAAATGA